A genomic segment from Corylus avellana chromosome ca5, CavTom2PMs-1.0 encodes:
- the LOC132180996 gene encoding putative glucose-6-phosphate 1-epimerase, whose product MGPRQLPLNIVDDANRLPRIILTEPAGTSAEVLLYGGQVVSWKNERREELLFMSRKAIWKPPKAIRGGIPVCFPQFGNLGSLERHGFARNRLWSLDSDPSPLPPANKKSSVDLILKSTQEDLKTWPRSFELRLRISLSTGKLTLIPRVRNIDNKAFCFMFAMRNYLSVSDISEVRVEGLETLDYLDNLMDRQRFTEQADAITFDGEIDRVYLTTPTKIAIIDHEKKRTFVLRKDGMPDAVVWNPWDKKAKALPDLGDEDYKTMLCVDSGAIETPIVLKPFEEWTGYQELSTVSSSYCSGQLDPRMVLHGLH is encoded by the exons ATGGGGCCGAGGCAGTTGCCACTGAATATAGTTGACGATGCCAATAGATTGCCCCGGATTATATTAACTGAGCCAGCTGGGACATCGGCAGAG GTGCTTCTGTATGGAGGGCAGGTTGTTTCTTGGAAGAATGAACGAAGAGAGGAACTGCTTTTCATGAGCAGGAAG GCTATATGGAAACCACCCAAAGCCATCAGGGGAGGCATACCTGTCTGCTTTCCACAG TTTGGAAATCTTGGTTCACTGGAGCGACATGGATTTGCAAGAAACAGATTGTGGTCATTGGATAGTGACCCTTCACCTTTGCCTCCTGCTAACAAGAAGTCATCAGTAGATCTGATACTTAAATCCACACAGGAGGATCTAAAGACCTGGCCACGTAG CTTTGAGTTGCGGCTCCGTATATCTCTCAGCACAGGAAAGCTAACTTTGATCCCTCGCGTGAGAAATATAGATAACAAggccttttgttttatgtttgcaATGCGCAACTATTTATCTGTCTCAGATATCAG TGAAGTGCGTGTTGAGGGCTTGGAGACACTGGATTACCTTGACAATCTAATGGATAGACAAAGGTTCACAGAGCAGGCAGATGCTATTACTTTTGATGGCGAG ATCGACAGAGTTTATTTAACCACCCCAACAAAGATTGCTATCATAGACCACGAGAAGAAAAGAACCTTTGTACTGCGGAAGGACGGCATGCCAGATGCAG TTGTTTGGAATCCTTGGGACAAAAAGGCCAAGGCTCTCCCAGATTTGGGGGATGAGGATTACAAAACCATGTTATGTGTGGATTCTGGTGCTATTGAAACCCCAATTGTCTTGAAACCCTTCGAAGAGTGGACAGGCTATCAAGAACTCTCAACTGTGTCATCAAGCTATTGTAGTGGGCAGTTGGACCCTCGGATGGTTCTTCATGGCCTTCACTGA